In one window of Zingiber officinale cultivar Zhangliang chromosome 11A, Zo_v1.1, whole genome shotgun sequence DNA:
- the LOC122032687 gene encoding small polypeptide DEVIL 4-like, with protein sequence MKMRSGGKVPSQRGGISKVLREQKARLYIIRRCVVMLLCWHD encoded by the coding sequence ATGAAGATGAGGAGCGGAGGAAAAGTGCCGTCGCAGCGCGGAGGGATCAGCAAAGTTCTGCGGGAGCAGAAGGCGAGGCTTTACATCATCCGCCGCTGCGTCGTCATGCTCCTCTGCTGGCACGATTGA
- the LOC122032533 gene encoding transcription factor MYBS1-like isoform X2, with translation MPSLCSDGKWRIGRHVSPSPSIYSALATSTSASLPVAGGDWNRGSRHRARINPPSTKPPSLQPDGMQSTMAAAVENWTRGDDKAFENALATVASPPEELGDGASLWETIATRLPGKTAAEVRRHYDLLLEDVKAIEAGRVPIPRYACEEATHNSSKEKHHRDGNGSRRRRRRHGCSKAEQERRKGIPWTEEEHSLFLLGLEKFGKGDWRSISRNFVSSRTPTQVASHAQKHFIRLNSLNNRDRRRSSIHDITSVNGAVDDAPSSPQGAAASPMKHHHSLANVPGMAVYGPPVGHPISGHMVTAVGTPVMLPPPRHAPPYVVPVAYPVHQSLF, from the exons ATGCCTTCACTCTGCTCCGATGGGAAATGGAGAATCGGCCGCCACGTCTCTCCGTCGCCGTCAATTTACAGTGCGTTGGCCACATCAACGTCAGCGTCGCTCCCGGTCGCTGGCGGTGACTGGAACCGTGGATCCCGTCACCGCGCCAGAATAAATCCTCCCTCGACGAAGCCACCGTCCCTGCAACCCGACGGCATGCAGTCGACGATGGCAGCGGCGGTGGAGAATTGGACACGGGGAGACGACAAGGCCTTCGAGAACGCACTGGCAACGGTGGCCTCGCCGCCGGAGGAGCTGGGAGACGGCGCCTCGTTGTGGGAGACGATCGCAACGAGACTGCCGGGGAAGACGGCGGCGGAGGTGCGGCGGCACTACGACCTGCTGCTGGAGGACGTGAAGGCCATCGAGGCCGGACGCGTCCCGATCCCGCGATACGCCTGCGAGGAGGCGACGCATAATTCGTCCAAGGAGAAGCACCACCGTGATGGCAACggcagccgccgccgccgccgccgccatggATGCTCCAAAGCCGAACAAGAGCGTCGAAAAGGAATCCCGTGGACAGAGGAAGAGCACAG TCTTTTTCTCCTCGGCCTCGAAAAGTTTGGTAAGGGCGACTGGCGGAGCATATCGAGGAACTTTGTCAGCTCAAGGACTCCCACTCAAGTCGCAAGCCACGCTCAGAAACACTTCATTCGGTTGAACTCCTTGAACAACCGTGACCGCCGGCGATCGAGCATCCACGACATCACAAGTGTGAATGGCGCCGTCGACGACGCGCCGTCTTCCCCGCAGGGAGCCGCTGCATCGCCGATGAAGCATCATCATTCGCTGGCGAATGTTCCGGGAATGGCCGTGTACGGACCTCCAGTTGGTCATCCGATTAGCGGGCACATGGTCACGGCAGTGGGCACGCCGGTGATGCTTCCTCCTCCACGCCATGCTCCTCCATATGTCGTGCCAGTTGCATATCCAGTTCACCAATCGCTCTTTTAG
- the LOC122032533 gene encoding transcription factor MYBS1-like isoform X1: MPSLCSDGKWRIGRHVSPSPSIYSALATSTSASLPVAGGDWNRGSRHRARINPPSTKPPSLQPDGMQSTMAAAVENWTRGDDKAFENALATVASPPEELGDGASLWETIATRLPGKTAAEVRRHYDLLLEDVKAIEAGRVPIPRYACEEATHNSSKEKHHRDGNGSRRRRRRHGCSKAEQERRKGIPWTEEEHRLITRLFLLGLEKFGKGDWRSISRNFVSSRTPTQVASHAQKHFIRLNSLNNRDRRRSSIHDITSVNGAVDDAPSSPQGAAASPMKHHHSLANVPGMAVYGPPVGHPISGHMVTAVGTPVMLPPPRHAPPYVVPVAYPVHQSLF; encoded by the exons ATGCCTTCACTCTGCTCCGATGGGAAATGGAGAATCGGCCGCCACGTCTCTCCGTCGCCGTCAATTTACAGTGCGTTGGCCACATCAACGTCAGCGTCGCTCCCGGTCGCTGGCGGTGACTGGAACCGTGGATCCCGTCACCGCGCCAGAATAAATCCTCCCTCGACGAAGCCACCGTCCCTGCAACCCGACGGCATGCAGTCGACGATGGCAGCGGCGGTGGAGAATTGGACACGGGGAGACGACAAGGCCTTCGAGAACGCACTGGCAACGGTGGCCTCGCCGCCGGAGGAGCTGGGAGACGGCGCCTCGTTGTGGGAGACGATCGCAACGAGACTGCCGGGGAAGACGGCGGCGGAGGTGCGGCGGCACTACGACCTGCTGCTGGAGGACGTGAAGGCCATCGAGGCCGGACGCGTCCCGATCCCGCGATACGCCTGCGAGGAGGCGACGCATAATTCGTCCAAGGAGAAGCACCACCGTGATGGCAACggcagccgccgccgccgccgccgccatggATGCTCCAAAGCCGAACAAGAGCGTCGAAAAGGAATCCCGTGGACAGAGGAAGAGCACAGGTTAATTACACG TCTTTTTCTCCTCGGCCTCGAAAAGTTTGGTAAGGGCGACTGGCGGAGCATATCGAGGAACTTTGTCAGCTCAAGGACTCCCACTCAAGTCGCAAGCCACGCTCAGAAACACTTCATTCGGTTGAACTCCTTGAACAACCGTGACCGCCGGCGATCGAGCATCCACGACATCACAAGTGTGAATGGCGCCGTCGACGACGCGCCGTCTTCCCCGCAGGGAGCCGCTGCATCGCCGATGAAGCATCATCATTCGCTGGCGAATGTTCCGGGAATGGCCGTGTACGGACCTCCAGTTGGTCATCCGATTAGCGGGCACATGGTCACGGCAGTGGGCACGCCGGTGATGCTTCCTCCTCCACGCCATGCTCCTCCATATGTCGTGCCAGTTGCATATCCAGTTCACCAATCGCTCTTTTAG
- the LOC122032476 gene encoding two-pore potassium channel 3-like, giving the protein METEPLLPVSIGSSTPSPTPSLPFHRRRPSSSSSTPPPSALCTLPEDGEISIPVVSSPSTAASSSLKDLLIFGHFPNGSDDQPDASAPSPPRPSSPVPNSPNPSPFSSAFAAAAAAAATATDVWLSYPSSAHWKTNLHRSRTAPAMATLNDVSPSQPDAPRRPSIISQAFILLVLYLSFGVSIYIFNRHHFVATETHPVVDALYFCIVTMCTIGYGDITPASSSAKIFSILFVIIGFGFVDILLTGMVSYVLDIQESLLLSAVNNPLKVDDNITRNYIIDVKKGRMRIRMKVALALCVVLLCIGLGTGVLRFVERLEWLDSFYLSVMSVTTVGYGDRAFKTLPGRLFASLWLLVSTLAVARAFLYLAEARIDKRHRNIAKLVLCRDMTVSEFLAADINNTGFVTKSEYVIYKLKEMEKISQKDIIPICNQFDKLDAGKCGKITLSYLIASHH; this is encoded by the exons ATGGAAACAGAGCCGCTGCTTCCGGTAAGTATCGGCTCCTCGACACCGTCTCCCACTCCGTCGCTGCCCTTTCACCGGCGGAGGCCCTCCTCCAGTTCCTCCACGCCGCCGCCCTCCGCTCTGTGCACTCTCCCTGAAGACGGAGAGATTTCTATCCCCGTCGTTTCTTCCCCCAGTACCGCCGCCTCTTCTTCCCTCAAGGATCTCCTCATCTTCGGCCACTTCCCTAACGGATCCGACGACCAACCCGACGCCTCCGCCCCTTCTCCCCCTCGTCCTTCCTCCCCTGTCCCCAACAGTCCCAACCCTAGCCCCTTCTCTTCCGctttcgccgccgccgccgccgccgccgccaccgccaCCGATGTTTGGCTCAGCTATCCTTCCTCCGCGCATTGGAAAACCAACCTCCACCGATCCCGAACCGCCCCCGCGATGGCGACGCTCAACGACGTCAGCCCCTCCCAGCCCGACGCCCCCCGTCGACCCTCCATCATCAGCCAGGCCTTCATCCTCCTcgtcctctacctctcttttgGAGTCTCCATCTATATCTTCAATCGCCATCACTTCGTTGCTACCGAGACTCACCCTGTGGTTGACGCCCTCTACTTCTGCATCGTCACTATGTGCACCATCGGCTACGGCGACATCACCCCCGCCTCCTCCTCTGCCAAGATCTTCTCCATCTTGTTCGTGATCATTGGCTTTGGTTTTGTCGACATCCTTCTCACTGGCATGGTATCTTACGTGCTCGATATCCAGGAGTCCCTCCTCCTCTCCGCCGTCAATAACCCATTGAAGGTTGACGACAACATCACCCGGAACTACATCATCGATGTCAAGAAGGGGCGGATGAGGATACGGATGAAGGTCGCGCTTGCACTCTGCGTCGTCCTGCTCTGCATCGGCCTCGGCACTGGGGTGCTTCGCTTTGTCGAGCGGCTCGAGTGGCTCGATTCGTTTTACCTGTCCGTGATGTCCGTGACCACGGTGGGGTACGGAGACCGAGCATTCAAGACGCTCCCGGGCAGGCTGTTTGCGTCGCTGTGGCTTCTCGTTTCCACTCTTGCAGTCGCTCGTGCATTTCTTTACTTAGCCGAGGCGAGGATCGATAAGAGGCACAGGAACATAGCAAAATTGGTGCTTTGCAGGGACATGACCGTCTCGGAATTCCTTGCTGCTGATATCAATAACACCGGATTTGTTAC taaatcagaatatgtgatttACAAGCTCAAGGAGATGGAAAAGATCTCGCAGAAAGATATCATACCCATCTGCAACCAATTTGACAAGCTAGATGCTGGAAAATGCGGAAAAATCACTCTCTCTTATCTCATTGCAAGTCATCATTAA